The following are from one region of the Leishmania mexicana MHOM/GT/2001/U1103 complete genome, chromosome 10 genome:
- a CDS encoding flagellar glycoprotein-like protein, translating into MSHCAAVTTRRSPVLGARGPSPPLLFATAFVLLGILFQCATPAAAQNSPSSDEYYDGTYYYHVIFRSAPAGGDSRDGPSGVGIYGVVGYGGAMVNDGVVFSDMGGSGSAIRHISKSGVLVTVAGNLRKRGNHDGPSVDTLFGGIPSGDSRANSLAYGNGGFYLADTLNDALRFTNATTNATTTILGSDLLRTPNSLAVSIISGRTSVFISNTGHHTVLYIPTLGSPVGQVSFTTDPNFVPGAITVLSHLSRAFIVNATLQMYCWSYVQPGSQSWKVSTPLVADFGRILQASEDGTRVLYVTTNGSTIVSLDATASSAASPSLVPQRMIDLDPSLIGGTIQLFFERTSDSWYILTTTQFLIVSATPIHPGESSSSGSSGSSSSSSSSSTSSSSSSSSSSSSSSSSSEGILSGRHQGIAAFPTAAFPTNDSCLMTQVYDWMRVDAAAAYNTEDFVIEFLVPPTNITTLVEGDVNVSTWCGNVTADRSNDGTILIILFWGPRGRDLAFTQNALAESPWKRTREFLESLNSSGWNLGPFCFYNCRTTCKTITAPKCPAHIESACDGVCKGAIASSVVIASAGVILFILMIVSPSNIFTAVVMVPII; encoded by the coding sequence ATGTCGCACTGCGCAGCTGTCACGACAAGGCGATCGCCGGTGCTGGGGGCACGGGGACCTTCTCCCCCCCTGCTCTTTGCCACCGCCTTCGTCCTTCTTGGTATTTTGTTTCAATGCGCGACCCCTGCAGCCGCGCAAAACTCCCCCAGCTCAGACGAGTACTATGATGGCACATACTATTACCACGTCATCTTCCGCAGCGCCCCGGCCGGGGGCGACTCTAGAGATGGTCCCAGTGGAGTGGGCATATACGGTGTAGTCGGGTACGGCGGCGCCATGGTGAATGACGGGGTGGTGTTCTCAGACATgggaggcagcggctccgcTATTCGCCATATCTCCAAGTCAGGTGTTCTTGTCACCGTTGCCGGCAATCTCAGAAAGAGGGGCAACCACGATGGCCCTTCCGTGGACACCCTCTTCGGCGGCATCCCTAGTGGCGACAGTCGTGCGAACTCCCTCGCGtacggcaacggcggcttCTACCTGGCCGATACCCTGAACGACGCCCTTCGCTTCACCAACGCCACGACGAacgcgacgacgacgataTTAGGCTCGGACCTTCTCCGTACGCCCAACTCGCTCGCCGTCTCGATCATCAGCGGCAGAACCTCCGTTTTCATCTCTAACACCGGCCACCATACTGTTCTCTATATTCCGACCCTGGGCAGTCCGGTGGGCCAGGTGAGCTTCACCACCGACCCCAACTTCGTGCCAGGCGCGATCACCGTTCTGTCCCATCTCAGTCGCGCCTTCATCGTGAACGCGACCTTGCAGATGTACTGCTGGTCGTACGTCCAGCCCGGCTCCCAGTCGTGGAAGGTGAGCACGCCTCTCGTAGCCGACTTTGGTCGAATTCTCCAAGCGAGCGAAGATGGCACACGGGTGTTGTATGTGACCACCAACGGCAGCACAATCGTCTCTCTTGACGCGACAGCATCgtcggccgcctcgccgtcgctggtgcCGCAGAGAATGATCGACCTCGACCCTTCGCTCATCGGCGGTACGATTCAACTCTTCTTTGAGCGTACCTCGGACAGCTGGTACATCCTCACGACTACCCAGTTTTTGATTGTCTCAGCGACCCCTATCCACCCGGgtgagagcagcagcagcggcagtagcggcagtagcagcagcagcagcagtagcagcaccagtagcagcagcagcagcagcagtagcagcagcagtagcagcagcagcagcgaaggcATTCTTTCAGGTCGCCACCAAGGCATTGCAGCCTTCCCTACAGCAGCCTTCCCCACCAACGACAGCTGCCTCATGACCCAGGTCTACGACTGGATGCGcgtcgacgctgcagcggcctACAACACCGAAGACTTTGTGATCGAGTTTCTGGTACCTCCCACGAACATCACCACGCTCGTGGAGGGCGACGTGAACGTATCGACGTGGTGCGGCAACGTTACCGCCGAccgcagcaacgacggcaCGATTTTGATCATATTGTTCTGGGGCCCGCGAGGCCGCGACCTGGCGTTCACGCAAAATGCCTTGGCGGAATCCCCATGGAAACGGACGCGAGAGTTTTTGGAGTCACTGAATAGCAGTGGCTGGAACCTTGGCCCCTTCTGCTTCTACAACTGCAGGACCACCTGTAAGACGATCACGGCCCCCAAGTGCCCTGCGCACATTGAATCGGCGTGCGACGGCGTGTGCAAGGGTGCTATCGCGTCCTCAGTGGTGATAGCATCGGCTGGCGTCATACTCTTTATACTGATGATCGTTAGTCCATCGAACATCTtcacggcggtggtgatggtccCTATCATTTAA